Proteins encoded in a region of the Tumebacillus sp. BK434 genome:
- a CDS encoding Ger(x)C family spore germination protein, with the protein MKRSRQLLLALLAAAVLVTGCARQNVLEDLGLILVVGYDVDKSGMLKMTVAMPEVSEEATEKVQIITSKGDLSKEARSNISMSTDRQVVSGQLRTAIFSETLARQGVLRVLDTLQRDVNITSSLILCISDGTTQELINGSYRDRPQIGKYIFELLRKEAKNYTVPRTTLHDFIRQYHSYGADPIVPYVKKLGGNVSAAGTALFRDDKFVGSLSPEETKMLLLLRGSGEGGDIKQALRTGKNNKVTEQIMLTFVRADHRYKVSMKDGNPVVVFEVEVAGQVVEYTGPKPLSEPAQLKKVERAIERGLTVRMKNLLDDLQNKYHSDPIGIGEHIRANALYPKWSRKIWRESYSKADVRVNFKLNIIRTGIIK; encoded by the coding sequence ATGAAGCGCTCACGGCAACTGCTGCTCGCCCTGCTCGCCGCCGCCGTGCTGGTCACCGGCTGCGCGCGGCAGAACGTGCTGGAAGACCTCGGACTGATCCTCGTCGTCGGCTATGACGTCGACAAAAGCGGCATGCTCAAGATGACCGTCGCCATGCCGGAAGTCTCCGAGGAGGCCACAGAGAAAGTGCAGATCATCACTTCGAAAGGCGACCTGTCCAAAGAGGCGCGCAGCAACATCTCGATGTCGACCGACCGCCAAGTGGTCTCCGGCCAGCTGCGCACGGCGATCTTTTCGGAAACGCTGGCCCGGCAAGGCGTCTTGCGGGTGCTCGACACGCTGCAGCGCGACGTGAACATCACCTCTTCGCTGATCCTCTGCATCTCCGACGGCACAACGCAGGAGCTCATCAATGGCAGTTATCGAGACCGCCCGCAGATCGGCAAATACATCTTTGAACTGCTGCGTAAGGAAGCGAAAAACTACACCGTTCCCCGCACGACGCTGCACGATTTTATACGTCAGTATCACAGTTACGGCGCCGACCCGATCGTTCCTTATGTGAAGAAGCTGGGCGGCAACGTGTCGGCGGCCGGCACCGCGCTGTTTCGCGATGACAAATTTGTCGGCTCGCTGTCGCCGGAGGAGACCAAAATGCTTTTGCTGCTGCGCGGTTCGGGCGAAGGAGGGGATATCAAACAGGCGCTGCGCACCGGCAAGAACAACAAGGTCACGGAGCAGATCATGCTGACGTTCGTCCGCGCCGATCACCGCTACAAAGTCTCGATGAAAGACGGCAACCCCGTGGTGGTGTTCGAGGTCGAGGTCGCCGGGCAGGTCGTCGAATACACCGGCCCCAAGCCGCTCTCCGAACCGGCCCAGTTGAAAAAAGTGGAGCGGGCGATCGAACGGGGGCTGACCGTGCGCATGAAAAATTTGCTGGATGATCTGCAAAACAAATACCATAGCGACCCGATCGGCATCGGTGAACACATCCGCGCCAATGCGCTGTATCCGAAATGGAGCCGCAAGATCTGGCGCGAAAGCTATAGCAAAG